The Alphaproteobacteria bacterium genomic interval GTCTGGGCCAGACGCACGGTCATCAGATTGCGCGATTTCTCGATGCCGACACGCATGGGACTCGGCCCATAGAACTCTTCCGTGTAGTTGCTGGGTTTCCACAGCCCCTGGCCGACCCCCTGATCGATGACAAAGGGCGCGTCGAGGACAATGGTCGCCGGCGACAGGCCGGCCTCCAGCGCTGCCAGATAAACGAAGGGCTTAAAGGCGGACCCCGGCTGGCGGGCGGCCTGGGTGGCCCGATTGAACTGGCTGCGGGCAAAGCTGTAGCCGCCGGAGATGGCCAGCACCCGCCCGGTATGGGGATCGAGCGCCACCAGGCCGCCGTCGATGGCCGGGATCTGGCGCAGGGCAAAGCGGCTGGCCAGCCCCGCGCCGGCGGTTGCACCGCCGCTTTGGCCAGCGCTCTGGGCGTCGGCCTGACCGCCGGCCTGGGCAGCCGCATCAACCGCATCAACCAGCGGCTCGACAGCGACGATGTCGCCCACCGTCAGCACATCCGACGGACGCGACGGCGCCGGCCCCACGGACTGCCCCGCCTGCCAGGGGCGGGCCCAGTCCATCTCGCTCCACGGCAGGCTGGCGGTGCGACCACCGACCAGGCCGATCTCCGCCCCGTCCGCGCCCAGGGCCAGGACAGCGGCCAGCCGCCAGCCCGGAGCCAGCGCCGGTACCGACAGCCCGGCCAGCTCCACCCGCCAGTCGGCGCCGTCCGCCAGGCGCGCCAAGGGGCCGCGCCAGCCATGACGCCGGTCATAGGCTTCCAATCCGTCGCGCAGCACCTGGTCGGCAATCGCCTGCAAGCGGGGATCGAGACTGGTGCGGACACTGAGCCCGCCCTCATAGAGGGTGGTCTCGCTGTAGGAGTCGGCGAGTTCGCGCCGCACCTCCTCTGCAAACCAATCCGCGTCGGCGAGCGTGGTCCGGCCGGGCGGACGAATGGTCAGGGGCTGGTCGCGCGCCACCGCGGCCTCCTCCGCGGTGACGAAGCCCTCCGCTTCCATACGGCCGATGACCCAGTTGCGGCGGTCCAGCGCCGCTTCGTAATTGCGACGGGGATGATAGTTGTTGGGGGCCTTGGGCAAAGCCGCAAGAAACGCCGCCTCTTCCAGAGTCAGGTCATCCGGCGACTTGCCGAAATAGTTGAGAGCCGCCGCGGCGACACCGAACGAGCGGAAGCCAAGAAAAATCTCATTGAGATAAAGCTCGAGAATACGGTCCTTGCCGAGGGCGCGCTCCATGCGCAGGGCGAGGATCGCCTCCTTGACCTTGCGCTCTATGGAAACCTCGTTGGTCAGCAGAAAGTTCTTGGCGACCTGCTGGGTGATGGTGGAGGCGCCGACCGGCCGCTGGTTGGTGCCGAGACGGCTGACATTGGTGATGGCGGCGCGCACGACGCTGAACGGATTGACCCCCGGATGGCTGTAGAAGGTCTTGTCCTCGGCGGCGAGGAAGGCCTTCACCACCAGCTTGGGCATGGCCTCGATGGGAACAAAGACCCGGCGCTCGCTGGCATATTCGGCGATCAGCCGGCCGTCGCCGGCGTGAATGCGGGTGGTGGTCGGCGGCTCATAGTCGGCCAACTGGTCATAGCGCGGCAGATCGCGGCCAAAGTGCCAGAACAGCCCCAGCACGCCGGCAACGCCGGCCAGGCCAAGCAGCAGGCCGCAAACCAGGACAAAGGCAAAGAAACGTCTCATGGCACCGGTGGCGCTCCTGCGACTGCGGCGGCGGACTGGCCGGCGGTGGCCTGCTGCGGCGGCGGACCGGCCGCCGTCGCCAGTCTAGCCCTATGCCGCAAACATAGGCGGCAAATATGGCAGGAATTGCGCATGGTATCCGGCCCCGCGGCCGGCGGCGCCGGCCATACGCCCGCGGCCCGCAACCTATGTGCGATTGAGGGCGTCGGCCCAGGCAAAATAGGCGTCGAGCGCACGGACCAGAGCATCGCCGACGGCACGGCGGTGATCGGCGCCATTGAGCTGCGCCTCGTCCTCCCGGTTTGAGAGGTAGCCCAGCTCCAGCAGGACCGACGGCACATCCGGCGCCTTGAGCACGGCAAACCCGGCAAAGCGGTGACTGTGCCGCAGGACGGTCACCGCCTCGGCCATTTCAGCGGTCAACATGCCGGCGAAGCGGGCCGACAGGTTCATGGTCTCGCGCTGGGCCAGATCAATCAGGATGCCGGAGACTTCCGGGTTTTCGCTGCTGAGGTCTATGCCGGCAATGATGTCGGCCTTGTTCTCCTTGGCGGCGAGGGCGGCGGATTCAGCGTCGGAGGCGGTTTCCGACAAGGTATAGACGCTGGCCCCGCGCAGCCCCTTGTCCGGATTGGAATCCGCGTGCAGCGAGATAAACAGGTCCGCCCCCTGGGTCCGGGCCAGCGCCACACGGTCACGCAACCTGAGGAACGTGTCCTGATCACGGGTCAGATAGACGCGGTAGCGGCCCGTCGCCTGCAGCCGCGCCGCCAGGGCCTGGGCATAAGCCAGGGTAACGGACTTCTCATAGGTGCCGCGGACACCGATGGCGCCGGGATCAACCCCGCCGTGGCCGGCATCGATGGCGATGACACGGGGGCCGGCGACAATCGGCCGCCGCTGCACCCCCGGCAGGCCGGCCGTCGCCGTG includes:
- a CDS encoding penicillin-binding protein 1A, with the protein product MRRFFAFVLVCGLLLGLAGVAGVLGLFWHFGRDLPRYDQLADYEPPTTTRIHAGDGRLIAEYASERRVFVPIEAMPKLVVKAFLAAEDKTFYSHPGVNPFSVVRAAITNVSRLGTNQRPVGASTITQQVAKNFLLTNEVSIERKVKEAILALRMERALGKDRILELYLNEIFLGFRSFGVAAAALNYFGKSPDDLTLEEAAFLAALPKAPNNYHPRRNYEAALDRRNWVIGRMEAEGFVTAEEAAVARDQPLTIRPPGRTTLADADWFAEEVRRELADSYSETTLYEGGLSVRTSLDPRLQAIADQVLRDGLEAYDRRHGWRGPLARLADGADWRVELAGLSVPALAPGWRLAAVLALGADGAEIGLVGGRTASLPWSEMDWARPWQAGQSVGPAPSRPSDVLTVGDIVAVEPLVDAVDAAAQAGGQADAQSAGQSGGATAGAGLASRFALRQIPAIDGGLVALDPHTGRVLAISGGYSFARSQFNRATQAARQPGSAFKPFVYLAALEAGLSPATIVLDAPFVIDQGVGQGLWKPSNYTEEFYGPSPMRVGIEKSRNLMTVRLAQTIGMARVAGAAERFGVVDDLPELLSMSLGAAETTLLRLTSAYAMLDNGGRRITPSFIDRVQDRHGRTVFRHDTRACACGPGTLNAGVPPALPDLRPRVADPVTAFQIVSMLQGVVERGTGVRIAAVGKPLAGKTGTTNDGRDTWFVGFAPDLAVGIYIGFDEPQTLGPRETGSSVAVPVFRDFMAAALEDQPAIPFRVPPGARLVWVDAASGQPTGGRRQGAILEAFREGAVPTEAGAVIDGGVPADSTAPAAGTGGLY
- a CDS encoding N-acetylmuramoyl-L-alanine amidase; its protein translation is MTATLDCLRRLVSGCLLAAPVVGLVVGLAVGLVGILAPLAGPAAAAGPQVMDVRLGVHPDRTRLVLDLSGPVPFRIFTLVEPRRVVVDLPPVDWRLPGTLGQTGAGVVHSFRFGQFDAATSRLVLDLSAPAAVSQAFLLAAADGAPDRLVIDLTVSDPASFAAASAATAPPAAAAAAPAAPAAGPDTATAGLPGVQRRPIVAGPRVIAIDAGHGGVDPGAIGVRGTYEKSVTLAYAQALAARLQATGRYRVYLTRDQDTFLRLRDRVALARTQGADLFISLHADSNPDKGLRGASVYTLSETASDAESAALAAKENKADIIAGIDLSSENPEVSGILIDLAQRETMNLSARFAGMLTAEMAEAVTVLRHSHRFAGFAVLKAPDVPSVLLELGYLSNREDEAQLNGADHRRAVGDALVRALDAYFAWADALNRT